One Lacipirellulaceae bacterium DNA window includes the following coding sequences:
- a CDS encoding type II secretion system F family protein, giving the protein MSRRKRYASANAGTSIYSSGSSEAKKDEPFDLWKALTKPRNGTQKMKPAEMTFILRNLSTLVSNGVPLPKALATLAKEDTLAKHRDVLDSLRRKVEGGSMFSTALAAFPHMADNITLAQIRLGERSGTLVDTLSHLAEHRNKSKELRDQVIKKLAYPVLLCVLGGGLITFLLLYVVPVFEQTYADAKVPLPFVTQVLITFGAYCKGYLGWLVGVGILAVASIKQLRKNEQFAAQMDRGILKLPLFGNLFRDMAVLQVMEVLNNLMTAGFNLADALSDTADSVKNRAVRQAVLDLQHAVQRGERFSRELERHEDLFPPIVNQLVIVGESTGKLTNATLDICNHVRLEIERKTTLLVGSLEPILTISLASAIAVILLAIYLPMFDMVNTVQ; this is encoded by the coding sequence ATGTCACGACGCAAACGCTACGCCTCTGCCAATGCCGGAACTTCGATTTACTCCAGTGGTTCGAGTGAAGCGAAGAAGGATGAGCCCTTCGATTTGTGGAAGGCGCTTACAAAGCCACGAAACGGCACGCAGAAGATGAAGCCTGCAGAGATGACTTTCATCCTGCGCAATCTTTCAACGCTTGTCAGTAACGGTGTTCCGCTGCCCAAAGCCTTGGCCACACTTGCCAAGGAAGATACGCTCGCGAAGCATCGTGACGTTCTCGATTCGTTGCGTCGCAAGGTTGAGGGCGGCTCGATGTTCAGCACGGCGCTCGCCGCTTTCCCGCACATGGCGGACAATATTACGCTAGCGCAGATTCGTCTGGGTGAGCGTTCGGGTACGCTCGTCGATACGCTTTCTCACTTAGCTGAGCATCGCAACAAATCAAAAGAATTACGCGATCAAGTCATCAAGAAGTTGGCTTATCCTGTGCTGCTTTGTGTGTTGGGTGGCGGATTGATCACTTTTCTGTTGCTCTACGTGGTTCCTGTCTTCGAGCAGACGTATGCCGATGCAAAGGTCCCGCTGCCCTTCGTGACGCAAGTGCTGATCACATTCGGGGCCTACTGCAAGGGTTACCTGGGCTGGCTAGTTGGAGTAGGTATCCTAGCGGTGGCAAGCATCAAGCAACTTCGCAAGAATGAGCAATTCGCTGCTCAGATGGACCGTGGAATCCTCAAGCTACCGCTGTTTGGCAATTTGTTTCGCGACATGGCTGTCTTGCAAGTCATGGAAGTGCTCAACAACTTGATGACTGCGGGATTCAATCTGGCTGATGCTTTGTCTGACACGGCCGACTCCGTGAAGAATCGGGCCGTCCGCCAAGCAGTACTCGACCTGCAGCATGCTGTGCAGCGAGGGGAACGATTCAGTCGTGAACTGGAACGTCACGAAGATCTGTTTCCACCGATTGTGAACCAGCTCGTTATCGTCGGAGAAAGCACGGGCAAACTGACCAATGCGACGCTCGATATCTGCAATCACGTACGGCTAGAAATCGAGCGAAAGACAACGTTACTCGTTGGTTCCCTGGAGCCAATCCTCACGATTTCGCTGGCTTCGGCCATCGCAGTCATTCTACTTGCGATTTACCTGCCAATGTTCGACATGGTGAACACGGTCCAATAA
- a CDS encoding type II secretion system protein, whose protein sequence is MTKCNCSNLASSFGRTGFSMTEMLAVVALLGILSAMIVPRIAGNDTEADKAACHSYVGDIEIQAEIWNHNTGGWPAANLSDIGTDLNYFPGGLPTCPVDGSTYTIDSNGRVIGHTH, encoded by the coding sequence ATGACGAAGTGCAACTGCAGTAACTTGGCATCCAGCTTCGGCAGAACCGGCTTCTCGATGACCGAGATGCTTGCTGTTGTCGCGTTGCTGGGGATCCTTAGTGCGATGATCGTTCCACGGATAGCTGGCAACGATACGGAAGCTGACAAGGCAGCCTGCCATTCCTACGTTGGTGATATCGAGATTCAGGCGGAGATTTGGAATCACAACACCGGGGGATGGCCGGCAGCGAATCTCTCCGATATCGGAACTGACCTGAACTACTTTCCAGGGGGACTTCCGACGTGCCCCGTTGATGGAAGTACCTACACAATCGATTCAAACGGAAGAGTCATCGGTCATACCCACTGA